GCCCCTTGCAGCTTTTCAAGCATTGCGGAAAGCTTTTTTGTTTCGGTGGAAGAAATATCCTCAAGTTTAATATCCAGATAGAGGGTATTTCCGACCAGGGATGCTTTGCTCTCCAGGTTGTATTCTTTTTTTACAAGTTTTTGAATGGATTCAGTCAGATTGCCGACCGGATAGGTAGGATTACATCCGCTAAGAAATACTGAAAAAATAATAAAACTATAAATAACAATTCCGTTCAACCAAAACATTTGATTACCTGTTTATACGTAAGATTAAATTTTATTCTCCTTCGCCAAATACCCCCCTCGTTTTGCTTCGCTAAACGAAGCAGGGGGGGATGAAGGCGGGGAGAAGAATTCTGCATTGATACCTCGCATCTTGATGCGGGGTGCTTCATTTTTTGGATTGGTTTTTCTGAATTTCAAAATCACTATTTCAGCGGCTGAGGAGGTGCATCTGTTCCTATAAGTTTTCCGCCGGAAGCGTCCTTGTCCCGGCCCATAACTTTAAAAAGCTCAACGATACCGTCATAATCTACTTCTTCTTCCTTAATAAGTTTTTCACCCAAAGCTTCAACCAGATCCCACTCGTGTTTTAGGAATTTTTCAACCTGGGCCAAGCAGTCATTAAGTATCTGGACGGTTTCATCATTTAGTTTTTCTTTAAGGCTGTTTGATAGTTCCTGGTCTGGTATCACGGTAAAATCGCCTACCATAGAGCCTAAGCCCATGCCGTATTTCCATACCATTGCATGGGCGATAGCTGTAGCATTTTGGAAATCTCCGGAAACACCGCTTGTAGTATTGCCGTATTTAAGCTTTTCCGTAATATAGCCTGCCAGGCTCACCTTGATATCCGCCATAAGTTTGTTCCTTGAATGGGTATGAAGCTCTTCCCTTGGATGATGAGTAACCATTCCGAGAGCCGGCCCGCGCGATTTAATTGTAGCTTTAAAAACATCGTCGGTCGGATGAAGAAAATAAAGTGCTATGGCATGGCCTGCCTCATGAAATGCGGTCTGCTCTCTTTCAATTGGCGACATCATTATATGGGTTTCAAGGCCAAGGTCAATCCTGTCCATAGCTTCGGACAAGTCTGCAAAAGCAATGATTTCTCTGCCGTTACGAGTTGCTATAAGAGCGCTTTCCTTTATTATATTTTCAATATCAGCAGGCGATTTATAAACTGTTTTTCTTGCCAGGCGTGAAATTTCAATAGAAGGATCATACTTTACATTAGCCATATAATACTTAAAAATATCGTCTCTTTCTTTTAAGTTCGGTAATCCCACATAAATTTTTCTATCAAACCTTCCCGGGCGAAGGAGCGCTTTATCTAGCACTTCTTCTTTTGCGTTTGTCGCCCCGATAACTATAACGTTATGCCCCTTGCTTTCAAGCCCGTCAATTTCAACAAGAAGCTGGTTTTGCGTGCTGTTAGTTTCTTCCCCGCCGCCTAAGTAGGAAAACGTCCTGCCTCTTCCGATAACTTCTATTTCATCAATAAATACTATGCAGGCCCCTTCAGAATAGGCATATTCCCTGGCTTTCTTAAAAAGCTTTCTCACTCTGGACGCGCCGACACCTACAAATATTTCAACAAATTCGCTTCCTGACATAGAAAGAAAAGGCATTTTTGCTTCCGTAGCAATCGCCTTTGCAAGAAGGGTTTTTCCGCATCCCGGAGGTCCTATAAGCAGAATTCCTTTAACAATTTTCCCGCCTATTTTTTTAACCTGAACGCGGTCTCTAAGAAGCTTTACTACTTCCATGGCCTCTTTTTTTGCGCCTTCAAGGCCTATAACGTCTTTAAATCTTACTTCTATATCTTTAGTATGAACCTTGGTTTTCTGCATAGAGCCAAAACCGCCGCGGAAAACTGTCATGTACATGTAAACGAATACAAAAGCATTAAGAGCCGTCATTAGAAGCTGGATCGGAAGTGTTGAAACCGTAAGCTTCCTATAAAACGACTCCAGGCTCATTAGGCCCCATATTGAAAAGAAAATAAGCAATACTACTGAAACAATTATAAGAACCATTACCCAGTGATTTTTCCAGAAAACTCTCCATTTTCTAATCATATTATTATCCTTTTTTGGTTTCCCTTGAAGCGGGGATTTTATTCCTTGCTAAATTTTAGCTGCGTAATTATATAATATTTATAAAATAAAAAAAAGCCCCTACAATTTTTCAACATATTTTGAATTTAATTAATTTAACTTGACAATTCCGCCCTGCTTGCAGGCCGGTTACTGATAATCCCCCTTTGAAAAGGGGGGAATAGGGGATTTGCCTGTAATAAAATCGCCCCTTTCCCCTCTTTATAAAAGAGGGGAATACGTTTGATACCGCCTCCGCCGCGGCGGACTGGGCGGAGGTTCATTAAGATATTTCTTAAAAAAAATTAAACGGAAAAGTTTTTCTAAACTGGACGAGAATTTCACATGAGTCTAAAAAAGGAAAATAATACGGAAGGATATTGAGAACGGGAAATAATTTAATTCTATTAAGAAATTCAAAATCTATTTATTGTTCTTTTTTTCTTTATCTTGATTCTGATTTTTTTCTGAATTTTTCTTTCCGTTCAAATACGCAAAAACAACAAATGCTATAAAAATGCCAATTGCAACAAAAACAATGAAATCTTCTGCTAAGTTGATATGCATATATTCCTCCTTAATTAAAATAAAAAAGCCACCTCTGGATTTTTATTCCAGCGAGTGGCATTAAAAAAACCGCTCACTGGTATAAAAACCAGATGGCGGCCCGACCATCCAAATCCTCCGGAAGCATTAAAGCCTCCGAACCCTTTGATGGAACTTATTGAATTATATTAAGTTTACTATATATTTTCTAGAAAATCTATGGATGAATTATTTTTGAAAGCTACTACGCTTTTAGGTAGTGAGCGAAGTCCCGAGTGCAATCGAGGGACGAGTCGAACTACTCCGGGACTAGGATTCCCTTCGACAGGCTCAGGGTAAACTCCCAAACCCGC
This sequence is a window from Elusimicrobiota bacterium. Protein-coding genes within it:
- a CDS encoding AAA family ATPase, which translates into the protein MIRKWRVFWKNHWVMVLIIVSVVLLIFFSIWGLMSLESFYRKLTVSTLPIQLLMTALNAFVFVYMYMTVFRGGFGSMQKTKVHTKDIEVRFKDVIGLEGAKKEAMEVVKLLRDRVQVKKIGGKIVKGILLIGPPGCGKTLLAKAIATEAKMPFLSMSGSEFVEIFVGVGASRVRKLFKKAREYAYSEGACIVFIDEIEVIGRGRTFSYLGGGEETNSTQNQLLVEIDGLESKGHNVIVIGATNAKEEVLDKALLRPGRFDRKIYVGLPNLKERDDIFKYYMANVKYDPSIEISRLARKTVYKSPADIENIIKESALIATRNGREIIAFADLSEAMDRIDLGLETHIMMSPIEREQTAFHEAGHAIALYFLHPTDDVFKATIKSRGPALGMVTHHPREELHTHSRNKLMADIKVSLAGYITEKLKYGNTTSGVSGDFQNATAIAHAMVWKYGMGLGSMVGDFTVIPDQELSNSLKEKLNDETVQILNDCLAQVEKFLKHEWDLVEALGEKLIKEEEVDYDGIVELFKVMGRDKDASGGKLIGTDAPPQPLK